In a single window of the Populus alba chromosome 16, ASM523922v2, whole genome shotgun sequence genome:
- the LOC118052445 gene encoding probable plastid-lipid-associated protein 13, chloroplastic codes for MASSSSSSLIQGCSLPPISALRSGLSPSLCSFQSLTKLPENSRRSSGYRGIRRRRTCTAMVQQAVQGGSPAIYAKEMERLAAKESLLLAFKDSGGFEALVTGKTTDMQRIDVNERIIGLERLNPTPRPTTSPFLEGRWNFEWFGAGSPGLSAARFIFERFPSNLANLSKMDVVIKDGNVKVTAHMKLLYSIESKFILSSKLTVEGPLRMKEEYVEGILETPTVIEETVPEQLKGAFGQALSTVQQIPVSIRDAFSSGLKIPLSSTFQRLFMISYLDDEILILRDSTGVPEVVTRLDAPASLMAEPIAEYES; via the exons ATggcttcttcatcatcatcttccttaatTCAGGGATGCTCACTTCCTCCAATCTCTGCACTTCGCTCAGGCCTTTCTCCTTCGCTCTGTTCGTTTCAATCTTTGACCAAGTTACCAGAGAATAGCCGGAGGAGCTCAGGCTACCGGGGAATCCGCCGGAGAAGGACCTGCACCGCTATGGTACAGCAGGCTGTACAAGGAGGATCTCCAGCAATCTATGCTAAGGAAATGGAGAGACTCGCTGCTAAGGAATCTCTGCTTCTCGCT TTCAAAGATTCTGGGGGCTTTGAAGCTCTGGTCACTGGAAAGACAACAGATATGCAGCGGATTGATGTGAATGAAAGAATAATTGGTCTTGAGCGGCTTAATCCAACACCTCGACCAACAAC GTCACCATTTCTGGAAGGTCGATGGAATTTTGAGTGGTTTGGAGCCGGAAGCCCTGGATTATCTGCTGCCAGGTTTATATTTGA GAGATTTCCTTCAAATTTGGCTAATTTGTCCAAAATGGACGTGGTGATTAAGGATGGAAATGTGAAGGTTACTGCACATATGAAACTATTATACTCG ATAGAAAGCAAATTCATTCTGTCCTCCAAGTTAACAGTGGAGGGACCTCTCAGAATGAAAGAGGAATATGTTGAAGGGATCCTTGAGACACCAACAGTCATTGAAGAAACAGTACCTGAACAGCTAAAAGGTGCATTTGGTCAGGCTCTTAGCACAGTCCAGCAGATTCCTGTTTCTATTAGGGATGCCTTTTCTAGCGGGCTGAAAATTCCTCTAT CTAGTACTTTCCAGAGACTCTTCATGATTTCTTATCTTGATGATGAGATACTT ATTCTAAGGGATTCTACTGGAGTACCCGAAGTTGTTACAAGGTTGGATGCACCAGCCTCTCTAATGGCAGAACCAATTGCAGAGTATGAGAGCTAG
- the LOC118052439 gene encoding VQ motif-containing protein 25, translating to MEELMMRKQPAACIPTSITPSPITMHKNSHTIAKVKPKIRIIHILAPEIIKTDVANFRELVQRLTGKPSDQKGGCRQKPRRARTQDQPRNCNSEYLCDEKPVMAKKVELRNGFGSSLGSREGVKEEEEMWDGAYSGSFLGGFTDLDGFIQELGEFPLLPMDANHIHELGQTQLA from the coding sequence ATGGAGGAACTTATGATGAGGAAACAACCAGCAGCTTGTATCCCTACTTCAATTACTCCATCGCCAATCACCATGCATAAAAACTCACACACAATAGCCAAAGTCAAGCCAAAGATACGCATAATTCACATCTTAGCTCCAGAAATCATCAAGACAGATGTCGCGAACTTCAGAGAGTTGGTACAAAGACTCACAGGGAAACCAAGTGATCAAAAGGGGGGTTGCAGGCAGAAACCAAGAAGGGCAAGAACACAAGATCAACCAAGAAACTGCAACAGCGAGTACTTATGTGACGAAAAGCCTGTTATGGCCAAGAAAGTTGAGCTAAGAAATGGGTTTGGGAGTAGTCTGGGGTCTAGAGAAGGAGTcaaggaggaggaagaaatgtGGGATGGAGCATATTCAGGAAGCTTCCTGGGTGGATTTACAGACTTGGATGGCTTCATTCAAGAGCTTGGTGAATTTCCATTGCTGCCAATGGACGCTAATCACATACATGAGCTTGGACAGACTCAACTTGCCTAA